The window TTATTTAATATTTTAATGTTACACATACATTTTTTGCGTTCGTTATTGTTTGTGGTTTGCATACAGTGATTTTTACTGAATTTAATTTAAATTTGTTTTTTATTATTTTTGCAGTAGAATATGCAACAGTTTCAATTAATTTAAAAGAATTATTTTTTAAGTGAGAATTGATTGTATTTATTATTTCTGTATAATCAATAACATTATCTATTTGATCATTATGTTGTTTGTATTTAGTTTTAATATCAATATCTAATTTTAGATTTTGATTTATTTTTTGTTCCCATTCGTATATACCAATTTTAGTTTTTATAGAGAGTTTTCTTATTTTTAAAATGTACATATATATATTAATGTGTAGTTATAAGTTAATTTAATTATATCAATAATATATGAGTTTTATACTTTTAAAAAGTAGTTAGACTTGATTTTTTTTTAAAAGTCCCCACATTTAAAAGCTAAATGTTCTGGAGTCTTTTATGAATAAAGAAGATAGAAAAGATAAATTTTTTTCTGTAGATAGTTTACAAGAAAAAATTATGCCTGAAAATTTGGATAAACTTGAATCTGCACCTAAAAATTTAGATAAAAATGAAAATACTTTAAGTGAAATTGATAAAATTAAAAAAGATTTAGATGAAGCTAAAAGGAAATCTGATGAAAATTGGGATAGGGCTGTTAGAGCTATAGCTGAGTTAGAAAATTTTAGGCGTCGTTCTGAACGAGATATTTTTGATGCACATCGTTATGGAATTAGTAAGATTTTAATAGATTTTTTACCAGTTATAGATAGTTTAGATCAAGCTTTGCAATTGTGTGAAAATTCTGATTCAAAAATTATGTATGAAGGGTTGATTTTAATTAGAAAATTATTTTTAGATGCTTTAATTAAGCATGGTGTTGTAGAAATTTTTCCAAAAGGAGAAAAGTTTAACCCCGAAGAACATGAGGCTATGTCTATTCAAGAGAGTGAAGCATTGATGGATAATACCGTAATATCGGTATTTCAAAAAGGTTATAAACTATATGATAGAGTTATTCGTCCTGCTAGGGTAATTGTGGCTAAATCTAAAATTGTTTAATTGTTTATAAAGGGAAAAATAAAATGACTGTATATAGATTTATCATTATTTGTTAGGGTTCTGAATAAAATATTGTTTGTGTTTGTTTTTCGATAGGATTTTGTTTTTTGGTAATTTATAGAATAATAAAATATTATATCATTGGAGTAATTAAAAAATGGCAAAGATTATTGGGATTGATTTGGGTACAACTAATTCTTGTGTTGCAGTTATGGAAGGTGATCCAAAAGTAATTGAGAATAGTGAGGGTCGTAGAACTACTCCTTCTATTATAGCTTATACAGATGGAGAAACTTTGGTTGGTGATGCAGCTAAAAGACAGGCTGTTACAAATCCTGAAAATACTCCTTTTGCAGTAAAACGTTTGATTGGTAGAAAATTTGATGATCCGATTGTGCAAAAAGATATTAAAATGGTTCCTTATAAGATAATAAGGGCATCTAATGGAGATGCATGGGTTAGAATTAAAGGGAAAGATTTAGCTCCACCTCAAATTTCTTCAGAAATTCTTAGAAAAATGAAAAAAACTGCGGAAGATTATTTAGGTGAGGAGGTTAAAGAAGCTGTTATTACTGTTCCTGCCTATTTTAATGATTCTCAACGTCAGGCAACTAAAGATGCTGGAAGAATTGCTGGATTAGAAGTAAAAAGAATTATAAATGAGCCTACAGCTGCTGCTCTTGCGTATGGAATGGATAAAAAAAAGGGAGATGTAGTTATAGCTGTTTATGATTTGGGTGGTGGTACATTTGATGTTTCTATTATAGAAATAGCTGAGGTTGAAGGTGAACATCAATTTGAGGTATTAGCTACAAACGGTGATACGTTTTTAGGTGGAGAAGATTTTGATTTAGCTTTAATTCAATATCTTGTATTAGAATTTAAGAAAGATACTGGAATTGATTTAAATAATGATTCTCTTGCTTTACAAAGATTAAAAGATTCTGCAGAAAAAGCTAAGATTGAATTATCTTCAGCTCAACAAACTGATGTTAATTTACCATATATAACAGCAGATTCTTCTGGTCCTAAACATTTAAATATAAAATTAACTAGAGCTAAATTAGAATCTTTAGTGGAAGATTTAGTTCAAAGAACCATAAAACCTTGTGAGGTAGCATTGAAAGATGCTGGATTAAGTGTATCTCAAATTAATGAAGTTATTTTAGTTGGAGGTCAAA is drawn from Candidatus Legionella polyplacis and contains these coding sequences:
- the grpE gene encoding nucleotide exchange factor GrpE, translating into MNKEDRKDKFFSVDSLQEKIMPENLDKLESAPKNLDKNENTLSEIDKIKKDLDEAKRKSDENWDRAVRAIAELENFRRRSERDIFDAHRYGISKILIDFLPVIDSLDQALQLCENSDSKIMYEGLILIRKLFLDALIKHGVVEIFPKGEKFNPEEHEAMSIQESEALMDNTVISVFQKGYKLYDRVIRPARVIVAKSKIV
- the dnaK gene encoding molecular chaperone DnaK, with protein sequence MAKIIGIDLGTTNSCVAVMEGDPKVIENSEGRRTTPSIIAYTDGETLVGDAAKRQAVTNPENTPFAVKRLIGRKFDDPIVQKDIKMVPYKIIRASNGDAWVRIKGKDLAPPQISSEILRKMKKTAEDYLGEEVKEAVITVPAYFNDSQRQATKDAGRIAGLEVKRIINEPTAAALAYGMDKKKGDVVIAVYDLGGGTFDVSIIEIAEVEGEHQFEVLATNGDTFLGGEDFDLALIQYLVLEFKKDTGIDLNNDSLALQRLKDSAEKAKIELSSAQQTDVNLPYITADSSGPKHLNIKLTRAKLESLVEDLVQRTIKPCEVALKDAGLSVSQINEVILVGGQTRMPLVQKTVQKFFGKDLRKDVNPDEAVAVGAAIQAAVLSGDVKDILLLDVTPLSLGIETLGGVMTKVIEKNTTIPTKATQVFSTADDNQTAVTVHILQGEREQASANKSLGRFDLTGIPPAPRGVPQIEVTFDIDANGILNVSAKDKTTGKAQSIIIRASSGLSEDEVQNMIKDAKSHAEEDKKFREIIEVRNRADALIHTSEKTLKEFSNDLSEKDRNSMESAINDLKESVKGNDKVLIENKIRILTDISSNLMDRLQMLKKSGSNKSFDNNVKSNVSDSNTKENNSSSNKDNIVDAEFEEVKEDKKTDDNK
- a CDS encoding dihydroneopterin aldolase; this translates as MYILKIRKLSIKTKIGIYEWEQKINQNLKLDIDIKTKYKQHNDQIDNVIDYTEIINTINSHLKNNSFKLIETVAYSTAKIIKNKFKLNSVKITVCKPQTITNAKNVCVTLKY